A genomic segment from Candidatus Eremiobacteraceae bacterium encodes:
- a CDS encoding alpha/beta hydrolase: MSHVITIPINENGIIFDSDMNTVVQEAIAIHPFGFQDVFVYSHGWSNDANRALDEYNRFSVDLAKQLLILGAAQPPVFKQPPRASLSVGIHWPSEITEDANSPLNALQLFTFYTMEHRADSVGKNAVYSMLRLMLQARAGSGSPLRIALLGHSFGCKVVCAALQDLQTDIANNTIAVEPGTSFNAVLLEPATDNDNLEPGDIYGDVCQLANLRVLMSKSSQDVALTKWFVDAGRLANLFKAPRQALGAAGPTPATVQAFGGASNLSVDQGFTTTDAIGLPNRLIVADLSPVHTARKAQNLYDGGFAGSHSDINFAEIYFMIAGFLFG; the protein is encoded by the coding sequence ATGTCGCACGTCATCACGATTCCGATCAACGAGAATGGAATCATATTCGACTCAGACATGAACACGGTGGTGCAAGAGGCGATCGCCATCCATCCGTTCGGTTTTCAAGACGTCTTCGTGTACTCCCACGGCTGGTCAAACGATGCCAACCGGGCTCTTGACGAATACAACCGCTTCAGCGTCGATCTCGCGAAGCAACTCCTCATCCTCGGCGCGGCGCAGCCGCCGGTTTTCAAACAGCCTCCGAGAGCTTCGCTGAGCGTTGGCATCCACTGGCCATCGGAGATCACCGAAGACGCGAACAGCCCGCTTAACGCATTGCAGCTCTTCACGTTTTACACGATGGAGCACCGCGCCGATTCGGTCGGCAAGAACGCCGTGTATTCCATGCTTCGATTGATGCTGCAAGCCCGTGCGGGCTCGGGCTCGCCGCTTCGCATCGCCCTTCTCGGCCACAGCTTCGGCTGCAAGGTGGTGTGTGCCGCACTTCAAGACCTGCAGACGGACATCGCCAACAACACGATTGCGGTCGAACCCGGCACGTCGTTCAACGCAGTCCTATTGGAGCCGGCCACGGATAACGACAATCTCGAACCTGGGGACATCTACGGCGATGTATGCCAGTTGGCTAACCTGAGAGTATTGATGTCCAAATCGTCGCAAGACGTGGCCCTCACGAAGTGGTTTGTGGACGCCGGCCGGTTGGCGAACCTGTTCAAAGCGCCGCGGCAGGCGCTTGGCGCGGCAGGTCCGACGCCGGCGACCGTTCAGGCATTTGGGGGCGCCTCGAACCTGTCCGTCGATCAGGGCTTCACCACGACCGACGCGATCGGGCTTCCGAATAGATTGATCGTGGCCGACTTATCGCCCGTGCACACCGCGCG